The genomic region ATCATATACTTTTATAAATGTGACAATATTGTTGTTCTTGacacttttattattcctCACTTATTGtaatgaatattattattatgatgcCTTTTCTAATACaaagtatatataacatataaaaaaaaaataataaaacaata from Plasmodium reichenowi strain SY57 chromosome Unknown, whole genome shotgun sequence harbors:
- a CDS encoding exported protein (hyp11): SYTFINVTILLFLTLLLFLTYCNEYYYYDAFSNTKFNNNIKIGISIIKRIIA